In a genomic window of Flavobacteriales bacterium:
- a CDS encoding NAD(P)H-dependent glycerol-3-phosphate dehydrogenase: MAAQRITVIGAGSWGTALVKLLSSNSERVGWWVRRSETIAHITRYGHNPDYISAAQFDVSRLAMSADIHSVLKDADVLVIAVPSAFLKATMDQLDPTELQGKMIFSAVKGIVPETNQIVGEYLFQHWGVAERDFGVICGPCHAEEVAMERLSYLTIACQDAAKAKTMGDALNGRFMKTTVSDDIYGTEYAAILKNVIAVCAGISVGLGYGDNFRAVLVSRAIQEIDRFVKAAHPIARDINEPAYLGDLLVTAYSTFSRNREFGNMLGKGYSVRAAQLEMNMVAEGYYAVKCVHAINEKLKVDMPITEATYRMLYEKMAPMMEMRLLSERLA; the protein is encoded by the coding sequence ATGGCAGCTCAGCGCATCACCGTGATCGGCGCCGGCAGCTGGGGCACGGCCTTGGTGAAGCTGCTCAGCAGCAATTCAGAGCGTGTTGGCTGGTGGGTGCGGCGTTCGGAGACCATCGCGCACATCACTAGGTACGGGCACAATCCGGATTACATCAGCGCTGCGCAGTTCGACGTGTCGCGCTTAGCGATGAGCGCCGACATCCATTCGGTCCTGAAGGACGCCGATGTGCTCGTGATCGCCGTGCCGAGCGCCTTCCTCAAGGCCACCATGGATCAGCTCGACCCGACCGAACTGCAGGGCAAGATGATCTTCAGCGCGGTGAAGGGCATCGTGCCGGAGACGAACCAGATCGTAGGAGAGTATCTCTTCCAGCACTGGGGGGTCGCCGAGCGTGACTTTGGCGTGATCTGCGGTCCGTGCCACGCGGAGGAAGTGGCCATGGAGCGCCTCAGCTACCTCACCATCGCCTGCCAGGACGCAGCCAAGGCGAAGACCATGGGCGATGCGCTCAACGGCCGCTTCATGAAGACCACGGTCAGCGACGACATCTATGGCACTGAATACGCGGCCATCCTCAAGAACGTGATCGCGGTATGCGCCGGCATCAGCGTGGGCTTGGGCTATGGCGACAACTTCCGCGCGGTGCTCGTGAGCCGCGCCATCCAGGAGATCGACCGCTTCGTGAAGGCCGCGCACCCCATCGCACGCGACATCAACGAGCCCGCCTATCTCGGCGACCTGCTGGTGACAGCCTACAGCACGTTCAGCCGCAACCGCGAATTCGGCAACATGCTGGGCAAAGGGTACAGCGTGCGGGCCGCGCAACTGGAGATGAACATGGTGGCCGAGGGCTACTACGCCGTGAAGTGCGTGCACGCCATCAACGAGAAGCTGAAGGTGGACATGCCCATCACCGAGGCCACTTATCGCATGCTCTATGAGAAGATGGCGCCCATGATGGAGATGCGGCTGCTGAGCGAGCGGCTGGCCTAG
- a CDS encoding YHS domain protein has product MRALPLLFLALLSCPPALRAQDLLPLFNVNEKGLWVEGYDPVAYFTRNKAVKGSPQVALAHKGATFLFSSTAHRDLFRRDPGRYLPQYGGWCAFAMGDSGKKVEVDPETFKVKEGKLYLFYNAFFNNTLTSWNQDEPRLRAKADRNWAAHDHKP; this is encoded by the coding sequence ATGCGTGCCCTGCCATTGCTCTTCCTCGCCCTGTTGTCCTGCCCGCCCGCGCTGCGTGCCCAAGACTTACTCCCCCTATTCAACGTGAACGAGAAGGGCCTCTGGGTCGAAGGCTATGACCCCGTGGCCTACTTCACCCGGAACAAGGCCGTGAAAGGCAGCCCGCAGGTCGCGCTGGCCCACAAGGGCGCCACATTCCTCTTCAGCAGCACTGCCCATCGCGATCTCTTCCGGCGGGACCCGGGTCGCTATCTGCCGCAATACGGCGGCTGGTGCGCCTTTGCCATGGGCGATAGCGGGAAGAAGGTGGAAGTGGACCCTGAGACCTTCAAAGTGAAAGAGGGCAAGCTCTACCTCTTCTACAACGCCTTCTTCAACAACACGCTCACGAGCTGGAACCAAGATGAGCCGCGATTGCGCGCGAAGGCCGACCGTAACTGGGCCGCGCACGACCATAAACCCTGA
- a CDS encoding DoxX family protein, whose amino-acid sequence MQHLRRLPDIIAAVILLQTLFFKFTGAAESVWIFEKLGAEPVGRIGSGVIELIAAALLIMRTTAWMGALLALGTMAGAILGHLTILGIEVMGDGGTLFALAVTVAVASSWVLMRDRERGMNFVRRLSGRSKPAGA is encoded by the coding sequence ATGCAGCATCTCCGCCGACTCCCCGACATCATCGCAGCCGTCATCCTGCTGCAGACGCTCTTCTTCAAATTCACAGGCGCTGCCGAATCCGTTTGGATCTTCGAGAAGCTGGGTGCCGAGCCGGTGGGCCGCATCGGATCGGGCGTGATCGAGCTCATCGCCGCCGCCCTGCTGATCATGCGCACCACGGCGTGGATGGGCGCCCTGTTGGCGCTGGGCACCATGGCCGGGGCCATTCTGGGCCACCTCACCATCCTCGGCATCGAGGTCATGGGTGATGGCGGTACGCTGTTCGCGCTGGCCGTTACCGTTGCCGTGGCCAGCTCATGGGTGCTGATGCGGGATCGCGAGCGCGGCATGAACTTCGTGCGCCGGTTATCGGGCCGATCGAAACCCGCTGGCGCCTGA
- a CDS encoding LysE family transporter, with protein sequence MDTLLFFFSAALASFIGSLQAGVVNTAVLAHTVKWGRVAGRRMAVGGSIPEFIYAGVAFLGAGWLVDALGIGATGITLVVSAILLMLGVYFVFVYKPKVAAPGEDKLAGDLRRGLVLGMANPQLLLFWCGVKLMLVSFGMRGESTADLFAFAAGAFVGAIILLMILVRLGVKAQERMSPRGLRLLFRSIGLVLLGSGIYGLMRAQGWVP encoded by the coding sequence GTGGACACGCTCCTCTTCTTCTTTTCGGCCGCGCTGGCCAGCTTCATTGGATCACTGCAAGCCGGCGTGGTGAACACAGCGGTGCTGGCGCACACGGTGAAGTGGGGTCGCGTGGCCGGGAGACGCATGGCCGTGGGCGGGAGCATCCCGGAGTTCATCTATGCGGGCGTGGCCTTTCTGGGCGCAGGCTGGCTCGTTGATGCGCTTGGCATCGGCGCCACGGGCATCACCCTGGTGGTCTCGGCCATCCTCCTCATGCTCGGGGTGTATTTCGTCTTCGTCTACAAGCCCAAGGTCGCCGCGCCCGGTGAGGATAAGCTCGCAGGCGACCTGCGCCGCGGCCTCGTGCTGGGCATGGCCAATCCGCAGTTGCTCCTGTTCTGGTGCGGAGTGAAGCTGATGCTCGTCTCCTTCGGGATGCGAGGAGAATCCACCGCCGACCTCTTCGCCTTCGCGGCGGGCGCCTTCGTTGGGGCCATCATCCTGCTCATGATACTGGTGCGCTTGGGCGTGAAGGCTCAAGAACGCATGTCCCCGCGAGGCCTGAGGCTCCTGTTCCGGAGCATTGGCCTGGTGCTGCTGGGCAGCGGCATTTATGGGCTGATGCGCGCGCAAGGCTGGGTGCCCTGA
- a CDS encoding T9SS type A sorting domain-containing protein, whose translation MRFSVHLLLLLTGTASFGQDLGTRNIVLQEITIPNMPGLQSFAWGQHDGEWLLIGGRTDGLHQRQPFAAFLAAENNTMAYVVNPQTQLVWSASLASLPTAVYMQLQSTNMEFQQVGDMLYIIGGYGYSTIAADHITHPRLTAVQVPNMIAAIKTGQPVAGHVRSIVDNRMEVTGGYLGMLGDTCLLVGGQRFVGRYNPMGPDFGPGFIQQYTNAIRRFRITDDGTSLGIADYEQVVDTVNLHRRDYNLVAQVFPDGSWGYTAFSGVFQYGANIPWLNTVDIDTDGYTVVPDFEQLLNQYHGAHLAAYEAAANRMSSVFFGGIGRYYFDANDQLIDDAAVPFVNTISRVQREADGSMEEAAIGEMPALMGASAEFIKVSEVPEVFDGLIALDDLQGDTVLAGHIVGGIQSSARNIFFVNNGTQSDATTRVFRVLLVQDNTTGLAEGDPIAKPVLAIGTNGADELLIALDLPSTGFAQLDLIDSSGRLVRSLLGARMPAGPQRMRVDVRDLAPGGYFVRLRTSDLTEAVRFVR comes from the coding sequence ATGCGATTCTCTGTGCACCTCTTGCTCCTTCTCACAGGCACGGCATCCTTCGGTCAGGACCTCGGCACGCGGAACATCGTGCTGCAGGAAATCACCATCCCGAACATGCCCGGCCTGCAATCGTTCGCTTGGGGCCAGCACGATGGCGAATGGCTTTTGATCGGCGGGCGCACGGATGGCCTGCACCAGCGCCAGCCCTTCGCCGCGTTCCTCGCTGCCGAAAACAACACCATGGCCTATGTGGTGAACCCGCAGACGCAGCTGGTATGGAGCGCTTCGCTCGCCTCCCTGCCCACCGCCGTGTACATGCAGCTCCAGAGCACGAACATGGAGTTCCAGCAAGTGGGTGATATGCTCTACATCATCGGCGGATATGGCTACTCCACCATCGCGGCGGACCATATCACGCATCCTCGGCTCACAGCGGTCCAGGTCCCGAACATGATCGCCGCGATCAAGACAGGACAACCGGTGGCAGGTCATGTGCGGTCGATCGTCGACAACCGCATGGAGGTGACCGGCGGGTATCTCGGCATGCTGGGCGACACCTGCCTCTTGGTGGGCGGCCAGCGATTCGTTGGTCGGTACAACCCGATGGGGCCCGACTTCGGACCGGGCTTCATCCAGCAATACACCAACGCCATCCGCCGCTTCCGCATCACGGATGATGGGACAAGCCTGGGCATCGCTGATTACGAACAGGTCGTTGACACTGTGAACCTGCATCGCCGCGATTACAACCTGGTGGCACAGGTATTCCCCGATGGGAGCTGGGGCTATACGGCCTTCAGCGGCGTGTTCCAGTATGGTGCCAATATCCCCTGGCTGAACACCGTGGACATCGATACCGACGGATACACTGTGGTGCCCGATTTCGAGCAATTGCTGAATCAGTACCATGGTGCCCACCTCGCCGCATACGAAGCGGCAGCCAACCGGATGAGCTCGGTCTTCTTCGGCGGCATCGGGCGCTACTATTTCGATGCCAACGATCAGTTGATCGATGATGCCGCTGTGCCCTTCGTGAACACCATCAGCCGCGTCCAGCGCGAAGCCGATGGAAGCATGGAGGAAGCGGCCATCGGCGAGATGCCGGCCTTGATGGGGGCCAGTGCCGAATTCATCAAGGTGTCAGAGGTTCCCGAAGTCTTCGATGGCTTGATCGCCTTGGATGACCTGCAGGGCGACACCGTGCTGGCTGGCCATATCGTGGGCGGCATCCAGAGCAGCGCGCGTAACATCTTCTTCGTGAACAACGGCACGCAGAGCGATGCCACCACGCGCGTGTTCCGCGTGCTGCTGGTGCAGGACAACACAACAGGCCTCGCTGAAGGCGACCCGATCGCCAAGCCCGTGCTCGCCATCGGCACCAACGGGGCCGATGAGCTGCTGATCGCGCTCGACCTTCCCTCGACCGGCTTCGCGCAGCTCGACCTGATCGATAGCAGCGGAAGGCTGGTGCGCAGCCTGCTCGGCGCGCGCATGCCAGCAGGGCCCCAGCGCATGCGAGTCGATGTGCGCGACCTTGCGCCCGGCGGCTATTTCGTTCGATTGCGCACCAGTGACCTGACCGAGGCCGTGCGCTTCGTGCGGTAA
- a CDS encoding glycosyltransferase, translating into MARTTVLLPFRNACATLDAAIASISQQTYPDWSMLLIDNDSTDESPGIAAHWAGRDPRITLLRESRVGIAHALNAGLSHAEGEYIARMDADDISHPERFAKQVAWLETHPEVGVLGTRTAFTSTVEESRGMRAFVRWQNAIITPHEHLMKRFVDAPLAHPTVMFRRELVELHGGYDTGPLPEDHELWLRWMDAGVRFAKLPEELLTWSDHEERLSRTHANYSVDAFFRTKVKWLAQWMKRTLNGRPVIIAGTSSLCRDRAGLLEAEGIVIHAFTDVRPREVPGRSFIPHDRIPTAGEAFIVSFISQRGTGDRIAEFLVLRGLAEGEDFILAA; encoded by the coding sequence ATGGCACGGACCACGGTCCTCCTCCCCTTCCGCAACGCATGCGCCACGCTCGATGCCGCCATCGCCAGCATTTCGCAGCAGACCTATCCTGATTGGAGCATGCTGCTGATCGACAACGACAGCACCGATGAAAGCCCCGGGATCGCTGCGCATTGGGCGGGCCGGGATCCGCGCATCACCCTGCTGCGCGAATCCCGCGTCGGCATCGCGCATGCGCTCAACGCCGGCTTGAGCCATGCTGAGGGTGAATACATCGCCCGCATGGATGCCGATGACATCAGCCATCCGGAACGCTTCGCGAAGCAGGTGGCCTGGCTCGAGACGCATCCCGAAGTCGGAGTGCTGGGAACGCGCACGGCTTTCACCAGCACGGTGGAAGAGAGTCGGGGCATGCGAGCTTTCGTACGGTGGCAGAACGCGATCATCACTCCGCACGAGCACCTGATGAAACGCTTCGTGGACGCCCCTCTCGCGCATCCCACAGTGATGTTCAGGCGGGAACTCGTTGAGCTCCACGGCGGCTACGATACCGGCCCTCTGCCAGAAGACCACGAGCTCTGGTTGCGTTGGATGGATGCCGGCGTGCGCTTCGCGAAACTGCCGGAGGAGCTGTTGACCTGGAGCGATCACGAGGAACGGCTCAGTCGGACCCATGCGAACTACAGCGTGGATGCCTTCTTCCGCACCAAGGTGAAGTGGCTGGCCCAGTGGATGAAGCGCACATTGAACGGCCGTCCGGTGATCATCGCCGGCACCAGCAGCCTGTGCCGCGACCGCGCCGGGCTGCTCGAGGCCGAGGGCATCGTGATCCATGCCTTCACCGATGTGAGGCCACGCGAAGTGCCAGGCCGGTCCTTCATTCCCCACGACCGCATTCCCACCGCGGGCGAGGCCTTCATCGTCTCCTTCATCAGCCAGCGCGGCACCGGTGACCGCATCGCGGAGTTCCTTGTGTTGCGCGGTCTTGCTGAGGGTGAGGACTTCATACTCGCCGCGTAG
- a CDS encoding DUF3667 domain-containing protein yields the protein MTPCANCGASHDGLFCSQCGEKRRKPGIRLGEVLSDFLGGLFNVDAPIPFTLRTFFKGPAALTHSFLAGKRKAYTPPVRYFLFGVAYYYIMRWLLNWDPVDSAVASSGGDPSAATGAMRVNHWMSQNVNLLLPLLLLILASFDRLLFPRTPLRWVERLVHYLFAAGTYLIISSTTLPLAKLWPVFQLFNFIVIFGVIIYATLSVHRRSVWNVAKAVMMTPLAFVIYIALCSVLVAMLLGVPLTDLVVKR from the coding sequence ATGACCCCATGCGCGAATTGCGGTGCCTCGCACGACGGTCTATTCTGCTCGCAATGCGGGGAGAAGCGGCGCAAGCCGGGCATCCGCTTGGGCGAAGTGCTCAGCGACTTCCTCGGCGGCCTCTTCAATGTGGATGCGCCCATTCCCTTCACCCTCCGCACCTTCTTCAAGGGTCCGGCGGCGCTTACGCACAGCTTCCTCGCTGGCAAGCGCAAGGCCTACACGCCGCCCGTGCGCTACTTCCTGTTCGGGGTGGCCTATTACTACATCATGCGGTGGTTGCTCAATTGGGATCCCGTCGACAGCGCCGTGGCTTCCTCCGGCGGCGACCCCTCTGCGGCGACCGGCGCCATGCGCGTGAACCATTGGATGAGCCAGAACGTGAACCTGCTGTTGCCGTTGCTGCTGCTGATCCTCGCCTCCTTTGATCGCCTGCTGTTCCCGCGCACCCCGCTACGCTGGGTCGAGCGGCTAGTGCATTACCTCTTCGCCGCAGGAACCTATTTGATCATCTCCTCCACGACATTGCCGCTGGCCAAGCTGTGGCCGGTTTTCCAACTGTTCAACTTCATCGTCATCTTCGGAGTGATCATCTACGCGACGCTCTCCGTGCATCGGCGAAGCGTTTGGAATGTGGCCAAGGCGGTGATGATGACGCCTTTGGCCTTCGTGATTTACATCGCACTCTGCTCAGTGCTCGTGGCCATGCTGCTCGGGGTGCCCTTGACTGACCTGGTGGTGAAGCGCTAG
- a CDS encoding beta-lactamase family protein, producing MRALLLLFATLLIAPAFPQHDARLDSIACERMASWLKPNGRNKRHNFQFHFRYGEHYRFDGALGQVSKRDKASPAGHRYKTASVAKTFVAVLVLQLVEEGRIALDSAVVHYLPDDLVRPLVRVKGKDLGHTITVRQLLAHTSGLSDYIFDDWRFLVRTQLNPRKEHTPQEHLRTAVKHGMAKRKTSVPGSAFHYSDTGYLLLAFMVEKVGAASLNSQLQKRICSPLGLHDTWTDSWDSTYTRMMHQYHGRRDVTAVLHPSVEFGGGGLITSTADLARFINGLAKGELFRERSTLDLMLKRHSPAYGLGTDVIRFDAKPSGVAGLDSLTMIGHSGFFGVNMYHIPELDATWVSSIGQVKGFEKERRALPWWPLLRECIRLYGVKPRE from the coding sequence ATGCGCGCACTTCTCCTCCTTTTCGCCACCCTGCTCATCGCGCCAGCATTCCCGCAGCACGATGCACGGCTCGACTCCATTGCCTGTGAGCGCATGGCCTCATGGCTGAAGCCCAACGGCAGAAACAAGCGGCACAACTTCCAGTTCCACTTCCGGTATGGCGAGCACTACCGCTTCGACGGAGCGCTAGGGCAGGTGAGCAAGCGTGATAAGGCCAGTCCCGCAGGGCACCGCTATAAGACCGCCAGTGTGGCCAAGACCTTCGTGGCGGTGCTCGTGCTGCAGCTTGTGGAGGAAGGCCGGATCGCGTTGGATAGCGCGGTGGTGCATTACCTGCCGGATGATCTGGTTCGTCCGCTGGTGCGCGTGAAGGGCAAGGACCTCGGGCACACCATCACGGTGCGGCAACTGCTGGCGCATACGAGCGGCCTCAGCGACTACATCTTCGACGATTGGCGCTTCCTCGTACGCACCCAGCTGAACCCGAGGAAGGAACACACCCCGCAGGAGCACTTGCGCACCGCTGTGAAGCACGGCATGGCCAAACGCAAGACCTCCGTGCCGGGGAGCGCATTCCACTATTCGGACACAGGCTACCTGCTGCTGGCATTTATGGTGGAGAAGGTCGGCGCAGCATCGTTGAACTCGCAATTGCAGAAGCGCATCTGTTCTCCACTCGGCCTGCACGATACCTGGACCGATAGCTGGGACAGCACTTACACGCGCATGATGCACCAGTATCATGGTCGTCGCGATGTGACCGCCGTGCTTCACCCCTCCGTGGAGTTCGGCGGCGGTGGCCTCATCACCAGCACGGCGGACCTCGCGCGCTTCATCAACGGACTGGCCAAGGGCGAACTGTTCCGCGAGCGCAGCACCTTGGACCTGATGCTCAAGCGCCATTCTCCCGCATATGGACTAGGCACCGATGTGATCCGTTTCGATGCGAAGCCCTCCGGCGTCGCGGGCCTCGACTCGCTCACGATGATCGGCCACAGCGGCTTCTTCGGCGTGAACATGTACCACATCCCCGAACTGGATGCCACGTGGGTGAGCAGCATCGGGCAGGTGAAGGGCTTCGAGAAGGAGAGGCGCGCGCTGCCGTGGTGGCCCTTGCTCAGGGAGTGCATCAGGCTCTATGGGGTGAAGCCGCGCGAGTAA
- the uvrC gene encoding excinuclease ABC subunit UvrC, whose protein sequence is MPELDVREKVKLLPHQPGVYQFLDFSGRIIYIGKAKDLRNRVSSYFNKQKFETGKTAKLVANIVDVNIIVVATEFDALLLENSLIKQHQPRYNVMLKDDKSYPWIRIRNERFPRVEGMRNPEDDGSEYYGPYASSRVMHTVVELVNRMYKLRSCNYELSERNVERGKYKRCLEYHLGNCKAPCEGLQAQEEYDAHIKQIRQIVRGRTRGVANLLKEQMAAQAEALEYEKAELTKQRIEQLERYQARNTIVHADIGDVDVFALASDAGGTCVNYLRVIDGAVVHGITVELKPKLEETEAELLQLAIAELRERFKSTAPEAIVPLDPGIEVPGLSFTIPQRGDKKALLELSERNAKYFLLDKRKQEKLVDPEAATNRILEQLKQDLRLAELPRHIECFDNSNTQGTDPVSACVVFKDAKPSKKDYRHFNIRTVEGPDDFASMEEAVERRYTRLISEGEPLPQLVVIDGGKGQLHAAMNVFDRLGLRGKVALVGIAKRLEELYFPDDPVPLHIDKRSSSLKVIQHLRNEAHRFGITHHRGKRSKRIIRTGLEGIEGIGPSTAQKLLTRFGSIAGIREALPEDVAAAVGAKKAEVVLKGLAQAN, encoded by the coding sequence ATGCCCGAGCTCGACGTCCGCGAAAAAGTGAAGCTGCTGCCGCACCAGCCGGGCGTGTACCAGTTCCTCGACTTCAGCGGGCGCATCATTTACATCGGCAAGGCCAAGGACCTGCGCAACCGCGTCAGCAGCTATTTCAACAAGCAGAAGTTCGAGACGGGCAAGACCGCCAAGCTCGTGGCCAACATCGTTGATGTGAACATCATCGTGGTCGCCACCGAGTTCGATGCGCTGCTGCTCGAGAACTCCTTGATCAAGCAGCATCAGCCACGGTACAACGTGATGCTCAAGGACGACAAGAGCTATCCGTGGATCCGTATCCGCAATGAGCGGTTCCCGCGCGTGGAGGGCATGCGCAACCCGGAGGATGACGGCAGCGAGTACTACGGCCCCTACGCCAGCAGCCGCGTGATGCACACCGTGGTGGAGCTGGTGAACCGCATGTACAAGCTGCGCAGCTGCAATTACGAGCTGAGCGAGCGCAACGTGGAGCGCGGCAAGTACAAGCGCTGCCTGGAGTACCACTTGGGCAATTGCAAGGCGCCATGCGAGGGCTTGCAGGCGCAGGAGGAGTACGATGCGCACATCAAGCAGATCCGTCAGATCGTGCGCGGCCGCACGCGCGGCGTGGCCAACTTGCTGAAGGAGCAGATGGCCGCGCAGGCCGAAGCGCTCGAGTACGAGAAGGCGGAGCTCACCAAGCAGCGCATCGAGCAGCTCGAGCGCTACCAGGCGCGCAACACCATCGTGCATGCCGACATCGGCGATGTGGATGTCTTTGCCCTGGCAAGCGATGCCGGAGGCACCTGCGTGAACTACCTCCGCGTGATCGATGGCGCGGTGGTGCATGGCATCACCGTGGAGCTGAAGCCCAAGCTGGAGGAGACCGAAGCCGAGCTCCTCCAGCTGGCCATCGCCGAGTTGCGCGAGCGCTTCAAGAGCACCGCGCCGGAGGCCATCGTGCCGCTGGACCCCGGCATCGAGGTGCCCGGCCTCTCCTTCACCATCCCGCAGCGCGGCGACAAGAAGGCGCTGCTGGAGCTGAGCGAACGCAACGCGAAGTACTTCCTGCTCGACAAGCGCAAGCAGGAGAAGCTCGTGGACCCCGAAGCGGCCACCAACCGCATCCTGGAGCAACTGAAGCAGGACCTCCGCTTGGCCGAGCTGCCGCGCCACATCGAATGCTTCGACAACAGCAATACCCAAGGCACCGACCCTGTGAGTGCCTGCGTGGTCTTCAAGGATGCCAAGCCCAGCAAGAAGGACTACCGCCATTTCAACATCCGCACGGTGGAGGGGCCGGACGATTTCGCGAGCATGGAAGAAGCTGTGGAACGCCGTTACACCCGCTTGATCAGCGAGGGAGAGCCGCTGCCGCAACTGGTGGTGATTGACGGCGGCAAGGGCCAATTGCACGCGGCCATGAATGTCTTCGACCGCCTGGGCCTGCGCGGCAAAGTGGCGCTCGTGGGCATCGCGAAGCGCTTGGAGGAACTCTACTTCCCCGACGACCCTGTGCCCCTTCACATCGACAAGCGCAGCTCTTCGCTGAAGGTGATCCAGCACCTGCGCAACGAGGCGCACCGCTTCGGCATCACGCACCACCGCGGCAAACGCAGCAAGCGCATCATCCGCACCGGGCTCGAGGGCATCGAGGGCATCGGGCCGAGCACCGCGCAGAAGCTGCTCACGCGATTCGGCAGCATAGCCGGCATCCGGGAGGCACTGCCCGAGGATGTGGCGGCCGCAGTGGGCGCGAAGAAGGCGGAGGTGGTGCTGAAGGGGCTGGCGCAAGCGAACTGA
- the lpxD gene encoding UDP-3-O-(3-hydroxymyristoyl)glucosamine N-acyltransferase, which translates to MQFTAAQIAQLLQGIVEGDPNVTVSKLSKIEEGGAGSLSFLANPAYTQYVYETTASVVIIGSAFELTGPVRTTLVRVADAQGAFAKVLEMYNTIKLDKKGVSPQAVISQGATHGENCYIGALAFIGENARIGSNVRIYPQAYIGDNVVIGDNTTVFANVTIYSDCMVGARCIIHSGTVIGSDGFRFATGPDGGAKIPQIGNVVIEDDVEIGANCAIDRATLGSTILRRGVKFDNLIHIAHNVEVGENTYYAAGGVVAGSTRIGKNCMFSGQVGIIGHLKIADGTIIAAQSGISKDTRAGEAYMGSPAFEVQKYRKSYIHFRNLDKLVARVEKLEKRGE; encoded by the coding sequence ATGCAATTCACCGCAGCCCAGATCGCGCAACTCCTCCAAGGCATTGTTGAAGGCGACCCCAACGTCACCGTGAGCAAGCTCTCGAAGATCGAAGAAGGCGGTGCGGGCTCGCTTTCCTTCCTCGCCAATCCGGCCTACACGCAATACGTGTACGAGACCACCGCTAGCGTGGTGATCATCGGCTCGGCTTTCGAGCTCACTGGGCCTGTGAGGACGACGCTGGTGCGCGTGGCCGATGCGCAAGGCGCTTTCGCCAAGGTTCTGGAGATGTACAACACCATCAAGCTCGACAAGAAGGGCGTATCTCCGCAGGCCGTGATCAGCCAGGGCGCCACGCACGGCGAGAACTGCTACATCGGCGCATTGGCCTTCATCGGCGAGAATGCGCGGATCGGCAGCAACGTGAGGATCTATCCGCAGGCGTACATCGGTGATAACGTTGTGATCGGCGACAACACCACGGTGTTCGCCAACGTGACCATCTACTCCGATTGCATGGTGGGTGCGCGATGCATCATCCACAGCGGCACCGTGATCGGCAGCGATGGATTCCGTTTCGCAACAGGTCCTGATGGCGGCGCCAAGATCCCGCAGATCGGCAATGTGGTGATCGAGGATGATGTGGAGATCGGCGCCAACTGCGCCATCGACCGCGCCACGCTGGGCTCCACCATCCTGCGCAGAGGAGTCAAGTTCGACAACCTCATCCACATCGCGCACAACGTGGAGGTTGGCGAGAACACCTATTACGCTGCCGGCGGCGTGGTGGCGGGCAGCACCAGGATCGGCAAGAACTGCATGTTCAGCGGCCAAGTGGGCATCATCGGCCACCTGAAGATCGCCGACGGCACCATCATCGCCGCGCAGAGCGGCATCAGCAAGGACACCAGGGCGGGGGAGGCCTACATGGGCTCACCGGCCTTCGAGGTGCAGAAGTACCGCAAGAGCTACATCCACTTCCGGAACCTGGATAAGCTGGTGGCGCGGGTGGAGAAGCTGGAGAAACGCGGAGAGTGA